The following is a genomic window from Candidatus Sericytochromatia bacterium.
CGGCCGCCGGGCGCGAGGTCGCGCTCGCTGGCAGCGTGCTGCCGGCTGGTGGCGTGGTTGTCTGACATCCGACCAGCGTGCAAGCCAGCACCAGCAATAAAGAACGACTCCAACCTGCTTGTCTCAACGTCTCTCTCCCTCTCAGCGTGTTCCGTGAACTTTCAATCCTGAACCCCTATTTCTTACCCGGTTCGGCGTGGTCTCATTCTTCGCTGGCAAGTGCCGGCCGGCCTGACCGTGTCACGGGCCTGTTTGGCAGGGTACGCGCGCCGTGCAGTGATGTTCGGCTGGCCGCAGACTGCGTTACAATGAGCCGCGGCGTGTCCTCGTCAGCCCCTGCGGGGCCGCCGTTGATCCCATTCCGCCTCGCTCGCCCGCGTGCTCCGCCGGCTGCCGTGAACGGAGACTTGTGAGATGCCAGCGTCCAGAACCAGCCTGAGTGTCCCGCTGGCGGCGCTTTGGCTGGCCGCTTGTGCCTTGCCTCCCGAATCGCTGCGCGAACTGGAGACGATGGGCAGTGCGCGACGCCGACCCGAAGCGCCGGCGTCGCGCGGGAATGGCGATGCGCCCCCCACCTCTGCCACCCAGGACGGGCGTTCGGATGGGACGGGGGCGCTGTTGGAGCCGCGCGCGGCCGCGCCGATTGGCAGTGCCCCCGTGCCGACCGTTCCGCAGGCCGGCCTGGCACCCAGCGACGTGGCGCCCTCCCCTCAGACCGACCCAGGCAACCACAGGGGGCCGCTCATCTCGGATCGCGGAACCGGGGTCCAGTGGCCCGCCGAGGATGCTCTCTGGCGGCTCAATACAGGCATCGTCTCAGACCTTGGCGGCAGCCTGATCAGCAACAACGGCGCCGCCTTGAACGGCTGGCAAGAACCAGGCACCAACGCCTTTCCCAACGCGCGGGGACCAGGAGGATCTGCCCCCGCTTTTCTTTCGACCGTCGCGTCCGCCAGTCTCTCGGGCCAGCTATTCAGCACGGTCTATCCGCCTTCCCGGGCTCTACTGTCGTGGCGGGCTCCAGATGGTGAGCAACTGACGTGGGGGGAGCTTGACCCCACCCCCAAGCCCGAACTGAGCACCGCGGTGGAGACAGCCGGCACCTTCCGGTGGCAAGGCTTGCAGGTGGTCAAGCCCACCTGGCTCGCGGCCAACTTTGTGGACCCTGCGATCGTCAAGGCCCCCGACGAGCAGCTCTTCTGGGTCGTACGACCAGGGCAGAACAACCTGCGCTTCGCGGAAGCCACCGGCGCACTGGGCACTTATCTGCTGGCGCGCTTGGTCGGCAATCAGGCGCGTCCGGACGTGGCCTTGCAAGCCCTGACCGCCCCCCTGCTCGACCCGGCGAATGCGGCGATCACCCGGGTCTGGGCGACCAAACCGCGCGTGGCAACCCTGACCCGTGCGACCCTGCTGGGCGCCATTGACGTGTGGCTGGCGGAGGACCAGGCCCTGCGTGAGGCCCTCGACGCCATTCGCCGGGCCGTGCTGGATGCCGAACGGCAGGCCCTGGGGTTCGGCCAGTCGGCCACGGCCTTCCCGCTGTGGCCATTTGGCGGGTTGGCGATCGCCTCCGATGGCACGCTTGCGCTGACCACCCTGAGCCCGCCGCTGGTGATGCGAGTGACTCCCGCCGGTCAACTGGCGACGGCACTGGGAACCGGGCAGCGGGCCCTGGTCCTGCCGCCGGATGGAAGTCCGGCCGACGAGGTCGCCGTCACGCCGGTCGGTCCGGTGGTGCTGGATGCCGCTGGTCGGGTGCTGGCCGTGGTCAAGGCTTCGGAAACCAATCGTCTGGCCATCTTGGGGCGTGATGCCCAAGGCCGCTGCAAGACCCTGGTGAGCTGGGCCCCCGACGCGCTCGAAGGGGGAGACCCGCAAGCCCTGGCGTTGGGGCCTGGCGCGCGCCTGACGGTCTGGACGTCTGCGCCCGCGCGTCAAAAATCCATCGGGTTTCCCACCCTGCGGTGGCAACTGGCTCAGGCAGGGCAGCCTCCGCCCGCCGTCAAGCTGCGGGCCTGGTCCTGGGAGGTCTCCAGCACGGGAGCTCTGCTCGGCCCCACCCGCGGCGAGGAATCCCTGACCCCGCAAGGCGCACCTCCAGGCAGTTCCAGCACCTGGCGCGTGAGCAGCGGCAGAATTGAGCGGGTCGGCCTGGATGGTGCTGTGATGGAGCCCCATGGCAGCTTGCCCGCTGGCATCCGGATGGGCAGCTGGCCGCGCTGGATTTCGGGGCCAGATGGCAGCGTCTACCTGGCGGACGGCGGCATCGTTTGCCGCGTGAAGGGCGATCAAGTGACCCTGGTTGCGGGACAAGTGAGCCGGCGCTGACGCTGCGCTGAGGCCTCGCGGCGTCACGTGACGCCAGGAACGCCTTGGGGACTCCCGCGGGTCTGTTCATGCTGGCTTGAATGCTCACCCCGGTTGGCCCTGGGCGCGGCGGCTACTCGGCCTGCACCGTCACCACGATCTTGCCGACGGTGCGCCCGCTGATCGAGCGCGCCCAGGCCTGGGGCAAATCAGAGAGCGGGAAGGTCCCGTCGATCGCCACGCGCAGCTTGCCCTGGCTCCACCAGTCATCCAGCTTGCGCAGGTCGAGGCCGCTGCGCCGCAGCATGATGGCGTGGGCGCGACGTCCGCCCAGCACGTTCAAGAGCGAGCGTGCGATCACGCGCGGGCCGGGCAGCACGGCCGCGTAGTGACCGTGGCGCGTCAGCAGCGGCATGAACTCGCCCGGATTGTCGCTCACGCAGTCCAGCACGACGTCGAAGGGGGCCTGACCCGCATACGGGTCCTGCTGGGTGTAATCGAGCACCAGGTCAGCGCCGAGACCCTGGACGAAGGGCACGTTGCGCCCGCTGCAGACCCCCACGACCCAGGCTCCGGTGGCCTTGGCCAGTTGGACGCCAAGGTGACCCACCCCACCGGAGGCTCCCACCACCAGCACGCGCGCGCTGGCATTGGCCATCGGCAAGCGGCAGGCGTCTCTCAGGGCCTGCAGCGCGGTCATGCCGGCCAGCGGCAGGGCCGCGGCCTCGGCCATCGTCATGCCGGCCGGCATCGGGGCCAGAATGTCGACCTTGGCCAGGGCGAATTCCGCGCAGGCGCCGGAGCCGTCCAGGCGTCCGTGGACGCGATCGCCCGGACGCAGGGTGGTCACCCCCTTGCCCACCGCCTCCACCGTGCCGGCCACGTCCATGCCCGGCACCACGGGAAAGCGCTGCGGCAACAGCAAGCGAAAGGCGCCGCTGGCCAGTTTCCAGTCGACCGGGTTGACGGCGGCGGCGTGCACGCGCAGCAGCACCTCCCCTTTGCCCGGGGTGGGCAGCGGGCGCTCGACCAGGGTCAGGCCCTCGGGGCCTCCATAGCGGGAATAGCAGACAGCGCGCATCTAGACGGGGTTCCTCCGGTTGGTCCATTCCTCCGGTCACCGATTACCACAGCCTGAATGGGGCTTCAGGCCGGCAGGCGTCGGCTCCGGGGAGGCACCCGATTCATTCGAAACGGTTCTCGATGCGCAACAGGCTGCCATCCTTGCTGGAGAGCGTCAGCGTCTTGGCCCGGTCAATGCCTTCGCGCCTGTAACGGTAGACCCATTGCTCCGTCCCGTTCGGGCCGCTGCGGGCAAAGGAGGGCAGACCGTGCTCGGCGAACACCGCCATGGCCTTGGGCTTGCCCCGGGTGTGCTCGTACTGGAAGGCGCGGCTCACGGCCGCCACGCCTTCGACCTTCAGTTCCACCGCGCGCGCAGCCTTGCTGACGGCGTCCGTCGCGGGCCGACCGGCGGCCCGCAGGTTGGCGGTGGTCAGGATTGCGTCCAGCGTTGCCGACTCGGGTGTGAGCGGATCCTCCGAGAGGGTCACCAGGGTGCTGCGCTTGACCCCGAGGGCCAGCAGGCAACGCACGCGACGCGACAGGGCCTCGCCGTCTGCGCGGGCGGACGGCTCGTCGTTCCTCGCCAGACGCACGTGGTCCTCCTGCACGAGTGCGAGGAATTCCGGCAGGGCCTCGTTCACCTTGCCGACCGCCTCGTTGCGTCGGTATTGCTCCACCATCGCCTTGGCGGCAGGCTTGTCGCTCAGGGCCGACAGGCGCGCGATGGCCGCGACCATCTGCTCGGGGGTGTCGGCGCGGTTCAGGGCGGCGCGCTGGTCGATCGCCTCGTACAGCTTGATGTCGGCGGGCGTTTTCAAGCCGAGCGCAGGGTGGTGGTCGATCAGCGTCTGGTTCGCGGAGTTTACCCAGGCCATGGCGGCTTCCGCCCGCGGGGCAATCGTGTTCCAATCCGGGTGCTCGCGGCAGTGTCGGCCGCTCGGTTGCATCTCGCTCAGATGACTGTTGAGCTCATTGGCCAGTTGTCGGCATTTCCGCGCGCTGAGGGGCTCCGCCACCCCCTTTTCGTAGGCCGCCAGCATCGCCTTGGCCTTCTCGAAGTCCGCGATGGTCTCCTCATCCGGGCCGAGGAAGGGCAGCTGGGCCACCACGTCGGGCGTGGCCAGGACAGGGGCTGGCGCGAGCAGGCCGCAGGCGATCGCCAGCAGCAGGCAACGGGCGGTCATGAAGGCTCCTTCCAGGCAAGGATAGGCTTGCCACCGAGCATCAGCGAGGCGCGAGGCCGCCCGGTAGGCCCGGGCGGCGCCATCGTAACGCACCCCCGTCGGGGTGGCAAGCCGCCGTTTTGGCTCAGGGCCGGCGGGGTCCGCCGGTCTGACGACGGGCGCCACCGCTGGAGGTCCCGAGGCGGCCCTCGCCGCCAGGCTGTCCCGCTGTCCGGCTCGATCCGCCTTGTGGCGCCGCGGAGGGCTGCGGGCGTGGACCCTGGGCGTGGCGCGGGGCGTCGCCTTGCGGGCGTGGACCTTGGGCGTGACGCGGGGCGTTGGCTTGCGGACGTGGACCTTGGGCCTGGCGCGGGGCGTCAGCTTGCGGGCGTGGGCCTTGGGCGTGGCGCGGGGCGTTGGCTTGCGGACGTGGAGCTTGAGCCTGGCGCTGCGGGTCCGCGGGGTCGCGGGGGGCCTGGCCGGCTCGGGCGGAAGGGGGTTGCGGGCGATCGCCGCCTGCCGGGGGTGTCGTGCCAGACTCGGCTGCCCAGGGGGTCGTGGTCAGCCGCTGCTTCATGCCCTTCTGCAACTGGCGCCACTTGTCGCCATCCTCCGGGCCGAGCAGGGTCACGGCCACGCCCTTGCGACCGGCGCGGCCGGTGCGCCCCACCCGGTGGGTCAGCAGCTCGGCCGTTTCGGGCAGTTCGTAGTTGATCACCAGGTCGACATGGTCCACGTCCAGCCCGCGTGCCGCCACGTTGGTGGCCAGCAGGATCGGCACGCCCCCGTCGCGGAATTCGGCCATGACGCGGTCGCGTGCGTTCTGGCTGAGGTTGCCCTGCAAGGCGGCCACCGGGTAACCCTTGGCTTCCAGCTGTTTGGCCAGCTTCTTGACGCCGTGCTTGGTGCGCCCGAACACGATGATCGAACCGGGTCCCCGCCCGTCGAGCAGCTGCTGCAGCACTTCCAGCTTGGGCGTCGCGTCCACCTGGAAGACGCGGTGTTCGATGTCGGGTTGCTCGCGCGGCTCGGTGTCGAGTTGCACCCGCACGGGCGCGCGCAGGTGCTGCTCACAGGTCTGCAGCACCCAGGGCGGCACGGTGGCGGAGAACAGGGCCGTCTGACGCTTGCGGGGCAGCTTGCCCATGATCCGCTCGACGGCCGGAGCAAAGCCGCGGTCGAGCATCTCATCGGCCTCGTCGAGCACGAAGTAGTGAACGTGGCGCAGGTCCAGGTCGCCTCGCTGCATCAGGTCCAGCACGCGGCCGGGCGCGCCGACCACCACCTGGGCGCCGCGCCGCAACGCCTCGGCCTGGGGGCCGATCGCCCGCCCGCCGAAGGCCAGCACGGTCTTGATGCCGGCCGGCTTGCCGATCGCGTCGATCACGCTGCCGACCTGCACCGCCAGTTCCCGCGTCGGACAGAGCACCAGGGCCTGCACGTGCGGTTCACGGGGGGTGATGAATTCCACCAGCGGAATCGCGAAGGCGAGCGTCTTGCCGGAGCCGGTACGGGCCTGGCCGATCACGTCGCGTTCCTGCAGCAGCGGCGGGATGGCTTGCTGCTGGATCGGGGTGGGGGTATGGATGCCCATCGCATCCAGGGCCACCGTGGTGGTGGCCCGCAGTTCGAATTGATTGAAACCTGACAAGGGTGCCTCTGGCTGGGTTGGGGAGGCGGCCGCAGGCCTCCCGGGGGCACCCGGGGCGGGTGCCGGAAGTGGAACTGCCGTCGCGGCTGGCGTGGGCGGTAGGGCCGACGCAGGGGGCAGCTTCCGGGGCCTGCCGACGACGTGCGCTGGGAGGCCCCTGAGGTTCAGCGTACCACGGCGAGGCCCGGGGCGCGAGCGCGCGGGGTTGAGGGGCCGGCGTTTGAGGCGCTGGCCTCGGGCAGGAAATACCTGACTTCAGCAGGCCCTTGTCATTTTCGCCCCCCACCCAGGGTATGGGAGCCAGGTGGTCGCGCGTCGGCCACGCCACGAGAAAGGAATGTCCATGTCCCGGCCCACCCTGTTCCGCCCCCTCTGCCTGGCCACGGCCCTGGCGCTGGCCGCTGCCGTTTCCGGCTGCGCGGGCGGCGCTCCGATCGCCCCTCAGGCTCCCGCCAACGCGGGCGCGTCCGGCGCCCAGGCGGCGCCTGCGGTGGTTCGCCCTGTTCCTCAGGGCCTCGCAGCCCAGCCCGGGGTCATTGTCGTGACCGGGCTGCTCGCGGCCGGCGGCATGAACTACAAGTTGGCCGGGATGGCCCGGCCCTTGGCCTTCCTGAGCGACCGCAAGGGGCGCCGCAATTTCTTCGATTGGTTACCTTCCGGGCGCTTCGTGGCGAGGATCCCGTTCGCCCCACCCCCCGTGAAAACGGATGGCGCCGCGTTCCAGCTCGCCGGGATGAACCTCAGCCGCCATCCGTTCTACCTGCCCGGTCCGGATGCCCAGGGTCTGGTCGACCCGATGTACCGGCCCGGCATGAACCCGCGGCACGGCATCTTCCGCCTCGCCATGGGGCTGAAGGCCGGGGCCAGGAAGCGGGACGGACTCCAGGGCGTCGCGGACGTCCCGAGGTTTTTGCGCTGGCCGACGATGGGCGGCGCCCACGTCGGCATCACCCTGAAGCAGGCGGAGGCGACCGCCAACGGGGCCACCGAAAGCTCCTATATGGAGCTCGCGCCGGGCGAGGTCTACGACCTGGGTGAAATTCAGGGCGACACCTCGCAGCAGAACCCCCTGGAGCAGATCGACTCGGATGGCGACGGCCTCAACAACTTCGCCGACAGGGACGACGATGGCGACGGCGTGGGGGATGACCGGGAGCAGGGCCAGTACATCTACGACGCCGCTGAGAACCACGACAATGATGGCGACGGCACGGGCGACGTGCGGGATGATGACGACGACAACGACGGCCTTCCCGACCGGCTCGATCAGGATGACGACGGCGACGGCATCCCCGACGCGAAGGACACCGATGACGATGGGGACGGCGTCGAGGACGCGACGGACCTCGAGGATTTCGACTTCGACCTCGATGAGGACGGCCTGCCGGACGAGGCGGACAGCGATGACGACGGCGACGGCGTCGCCGACGCCGTGGACGCCGACCAGGACAATGACGGGGTGCCGGATGATCGCGACGGCGACGACGACAACGACGGCGTGCGTGATGCCCAGGAAGCCGCCGACACCGACAGCGACGGCATCGCCGATGCCGTTGACCCCGCCCCCGAGGATTCCAACGTGCGGGAGATTGCCGCCAACGTCGATTGGAAGGCTTGGGCGCGCAAGTACCGTGACGACCGCGATGGCGACTACATTCCGGATGCTCAGGATGCCGACGATGACGGCGACGGCACCCCGGATGCCCAGGACACCGACAACGACAATGACGGCATCCCGGACGCGCAGGACCGGGACCGCGACGAGGACGGCATGCCGGACGCCCTCGAGGCCAAGGGCCCGGATGCGGATGGGGACGGCGTCGGGGATGCCTATGACACCGACCCGGATGGCGACGGCACGCTGGCCAGCGCGCCCGATGAGGGCGAGGCCGCGGCGGACGCGGATGAAGACGGCGTGCCGGACGTGGAAGACGACCAGCCGGGCGATGAGGGGGCACCGTCGGAAATCGCCGGTCGGAACGCCGATGACGACGATGGCGCGATCGTCGGCAAGCCGGATGAGGGCGAGAAAGACACCGAGCCGGCCTGAGGCTCTTGCGTTCTGGAAAGGCGCCTCCCGGGCCCGGTGGGCGCCTCCTTCAAGTCGTCGCCTGGACCGATGGGCGTTGACAGCTTGCTGCTCGAATAAAAGTTGCTGTTGAACCTGAGTTGCCCATTCATTCCTTCGTTCTCGCTGGTGCCCTCCGCCGAACAGCCCCTGCGTCGAGGCCTCGTGCGCCGGCCGGCGGGTTCGCTGAGGTTAAACTTAAATTAACCTGACGTGAAGAACTCGTAACCGGCCTGAAACCACCGCCGACGAAGACGCCTCAGCCCCACCCGGCCCCCTGCAGGTGGCCCCGCGTCCATGAGGTATGCTGCTTGAACCCCATTGCGCCCCGCGCGTCCGCGTCTCAGGCCTCGCTCCGTTCGCCCCGCACGGCCCCCGCGAGTGGAGCGGGAACCGTGCCGGTGGCCCGCGTCGCGTCGCTGGTCGCTGCGCCGGCGGGCCGGCCTTCTGAACCCGTTTCCCAGGATCTGACGGGCCGCGATCGCCTGCCCTTGTGGGCCCGCTTGCTGCGCCGCTGGCAGTTCCCCCGCGTTCGGGTCACCAACCCGCCGCCCTCCGAACAGCGCCTGTTGCGCCCCATGCCGGGCGTGATCACGCAGGGCGTGCGCCCAGGCCACCCCGCCCTCGACATCGCCTGCAACGTCGGCACTCCCGTGCGGGCGGCCCACGACGGGCAGGGCGGTGCCCGCACCAGCCACACCCACGGCATCACCTTCGAACTCCGACGCGCGGATGGTCTGGTAACCAGCTACAGTCACCTCAGCGCGGCGCGTCCGGGCGGCGCCTACAAGCGAGGCGACCAGATCGGCGCGTGCGGCAACACCGGCAGCTGGACCACCGGCCCGCACCTGCACTTCGAGTCCAACCGGCCTGAGCTGCTGAACTCACTGGCCGATCAATAGCCCGTCAGAGGAACGAACCAAGGCCCCCTCGCCCTGTCTGGGCAAGGGGGCCTGCGGCACCGGTTGTCCGGGTTCCGGGGGTCAGTTCCGGTCGAGTTCCATCACCTTGGACCAGGCCGCCACGAAGTCCCGTACGAACTTCTCGCGCCCGTCGTTGGCGGCATAGACCTCGGACACGGCCCGCAGTTCGGAGTTCGAGCCGAAGATCAGGTCGACCGGCGTCGCGGTCCAGCGACGCTTGCCCGACTTGCGGTCGTGCCCTTCGTAGAGGCCTTCGCTGGCCGACTTCGACCACTTCGTGGACATATCGAGCAGGTTCACGAAGAAGTCGTTGGAGAGCGTGCCGGGCCGGGCGGTGAAGACGCCGTGGGCGCTGTTGCCGCTGTTGGCGCCCAGC
Proteins encoded in this region:
- a CDS encoding NAD(P)-dependent alcohol dehydrogenase produces the protein MRAVCYSRYGGPEGLTLVERPLPTPGKGEVLLRVHAAAVNPVDWKLASGAFRLLLPQRFPVVPGMDVAGTVEAVGKGVTTLRPGDRVHGRLDGSGACAEFALAKVDILAPMPAGMTMAEAAALPLAGMTALQALRDACRLPMANASARVLVVGASGGVGHLGVQLAKATGAWVVGVCSGRNVPFVQGLGADLVLDYTQQDPYAGQAPFDVVLDCVSDNPGEFMPLLTRHGHYAAVLPGPRVIARSLLNVLGGRRAHAIMLRRSGLDLRKLDDWWSQGKLRVAIDGTFPLSDLPQAWARSISGRTVGKIVVTVQAE
- a CDS encoding DEAD/DEAH box helicase → MSGFNQFELRATTTVALDAMGIHTPTPIQQQAIPPLLQERDVIGQARTGSGKTLAFAIPLVEFITPREPHVQALVLCPTRELAVQVGSVIDAIGKPAGIKTVLAFGGRAIGPQAEALRRGAQVVVGAPGRVLDLMQRGDLDLRHVHYFVLDEADEMLDRGFAPAVERIMGKLPRKRQTALFSATVPPWVLQTCEQHLRAPVRVQLDTEPREQPDIEHRVFQVDATPKLEVLQQLLDGRGPGSIIVFGRTKHGVKKLAKQLEAKGYPVAALQGNLSQNARDRVMAEFRDGGVPILLATNVAARGLDVDHVDLVINYELPETAELLTHRVGRTGRAGRKGVAVTLLGPEDGDKWRQLQKGMKQRLTTTPWAAESGTTPPAGGDRPQPPSARAGQAPRDPADPQRQAQAPRPQANAPRHAQGPRPQADAPRQAQGPRPQANAPRHAQGPRPQGDAPRHAQGPRPQPSAAPQGGSSRTAGQPGGEGRLGTSSGGARRQTGGPRRP
- a CDS encoding thrombospondin type 3 repeat-containing protein, whose product is MSRPTLFRPLCLATALALAAAVSGCAGGAPIAPQAPANAGASGAQAAPAVVRPVPQGLAAQPGVIVVTGLLAAGGMNYKLAGMARPLAFLSDRKGRRNFFDWLPSGRFVARIPFAPPPVKTDGAAFQLAGMNLSRHPFYLPGPDAQGLVDPMYRPGMNPRHGIFRLAMGLKAGARKRDGLQGVADVPRFLRWPTMGGAHVGITLKQAEATANGATESSYMELAPGEVYDLGEIQGDTSQQNPLEQIDSDGDGLNNFADRDDDGDGVGDDREQGQYIYDAAENHDNDGDGTGDVRDDDDDNDGLPDRLDQDDDGDGIPDAKDTDDDGDGVEDATDLEDFDFDLDEDGLPDEADSDDDGDGVADAVDADQDNDGVPDDRDGDDDNDGVRDAQEAADTDSDGIADAVDPAPEDSNVREIAANVDWKAWARKYRDDRDGDYIPDAQDADDDGDGTPDAQDTDNDNDGIPDAQDRDRDEDGMPDALEAKGPDADGDGVGDAYDTDPDGDGTLASAPDEGEAAADADEDGVPDVEDDQPGDEGAPSEIAGRNADDDDGAIVGKPDEGEKDTEPA
- a CDS encoding M23 family metallopeptidase encodes the protein MNPIAPRASASQASLRSPRTAPASGAGTVPVARVASLVAAPAGRPSEPVSQDLTGRDRLPLWARLLRRWQFPRVRVTNPPPSEQRLLRPMPGVITQGVRPGHPALDIACNVGTPVRAAHDGQGGARTSHTHGITFELRRADGLVTSYSHLSAARPGGAYKRGDQIGACGNTGSWTTGPHLHFESNRPELLNSLADQ